The Setaria viridis chromosome 2, Setaria_viridis_v4.0, whole genome shotgun sequence DNA window ACACTAGTATGCTAAGTTGGACTGGAATGCTGAGGTGGACTAGCAGACATGTGGGGCCCGCTTGTCGATGGGTAGGTCTGGAGCTAGCGATGGTGGACCCAAAGTCTCTTGGCTGGCTGCCATGGTGGTGGTCAACCGTGCGTAGCGGGGAGGTGGGCCGAGGCGTGCCCACGCTGGTGCCCGGCTGATCGTCGGCATGTGGGTTGTGGCAATTGGTGACAAGCACAACATACGCTGCTCATGGTTGCCATCAGCGCGGGCTTCAGTGAGATCGGGCCGCCTTCGTTCATTGATGCCTCTGGCAGCGGCACCGGCAGCTGCTGCATCAAACTCTTTGAGTGCCTGCTCGCGCTTGATAGCGAAGCGTCACCGCCGTGGTCCCGATGACCGCGCAGGACATTTGGGGCCTTGAGCTCAATCCGGCGGCAGCGGTCCTGTGGCGCGGAGGTGGACAACAGGTATAGGTGCTCCTCGATGAGTCGGCGTGCGCGGGTCTCGGGTTCCTCGACGACGAAGAGCTTGAAATGGTCTTTGTTGCCGGCCATGTCTAGGAAAGGCTTGGAGTCACGCTCCTTGTCCTCGTAGAGCGCATTCTGGTCGTCGCGGTGGAGCTCCGTCTTGGCTGCCACCAGTTTCTACAACTCCCCTGCATCCAGTCAGTTGGTCACCACCCAATCTGAAACAAATAGCATTAGTCAATCAGGATCGAATTAATTGGTAGGCTCAGCCATCGTTTGCTGATCTGTACATGCTATGCAAGATAAGAAACACCAGCTGTCGGGgagaaatattaatgacctccttacGCTCCCTAATCGACAATCATAAGGGCCAGGGCCCACCCCCGGCACCCGTAATCTCCACTGACCAAAACACACCCCGGAAGTACCTCGCTCCAcatcgcccgaccccgggcgcaaggggtcggacacgcccgacccctcgaagcaagtttccgcctcgcccgaccccaggcacaaggggtcggacgcgcccgactcCTCGAACCAcgattccgcctcgcccgaccctgggcgcaaggggtcggacgcgcccgacccctcgaagcAAGTTTTTGCCTCGCCCGAAGGCATGTGCAGGCCATCAAACAGAGGCACAGGTCTTGTGGGTCCCCCCCGATCTCGCCAAAACATAACCGATGGGATGCGCACGCTCCATGATACGGTTCTGACACATGGAGAGACGCCCGCATTCTTCGACGTGACCTGTCAGGATGATGGGCTGCACATTGCTGCCACGACAGTGCAGGACTACGACTGCACCGCCTTATCCCACTGCGACACCTGTCATAGGGCACTTATCGCCTATACCGTCTAAACGAAGGAGGGCAAACCGCCTGGTTTCCTGCGCAGCCTGGCAAGAGGTGCACATCAACCGCACCGCCCTGTCAGAACAtatggctacagtggtcggcCGCCTCCTGCCACTTACATGGCTACAGTGGCCAGTCATCACCACCAACTTGCGCGGCTATAGTGGTCAGCCGCCATATGCGACTCGCGTGCTCGGCTACAGTGCCCGGCCACTGAAtcatcgatgggacccaacggTGAAGATGGCGTCTCCAGTAGCTCCTCCCGCTTTCTTGTTTTACCTTGTTACCTTTCTTACTCTCGGCTCATTTGGTAACCCCTGTGTCCTCTTTACGCTATAAAAGGGGACCAATGGGCCCGAGGGAAAGGGGGAGGCCCGGACAACAGAACAACGAAGCGCACACAACAACTCTCGTAGAACCCTAGCGCTCTGGACACTTTGAGCATCGGCAAACACCCACAGAGACCTGggaaccagcttccctctctcacccgtTTGTAGCCCCTACTGCAAATTTGGTACGAGTAACACGAGAAGCcacccacactggacgtagggctattcctgcctgaaccagtctaatcctCATGTCCTCCCGTacaaccatccgagcctaacgcgcagagaaaacaaatttactaaaCCGGTAGTCTCGACCCGTGATTCCTGATACCGACACCAGCTGCTAGATTCTGGCCCAAATTAGCTTGAATTGAGCAAAGCTTTTGGAACCTAGTAGCCAATAAAAATGAGAATTTGATTGATTCTAGCCCAAATTAGCTTGAATTGAGCAAGGTTTTTGGAACCTAGATTTGTAAGTAGTCAATAAGAGTGAGAATTTAATTGATTTTGTGCAACGGGTGCTTGAAATTTTGACCATTAGTCTTGGCTGCCTCTACAGACCGAATCAATTTGGAACTTGCCTGAGCTGTTCTTCAATGGTGGCAAGCGTCGGAAATTACATTATTGGATGGGAGCCATAGATGCTCCGGCCATTGTTCATGGCAACAAATCTAAATGGTGTTTTGCTCGTAGTTTACATCGAGGGTGTTAGACCTCGTCGGCGGGAGAGGAGTGGTAAGAAGGCGGTCAAATTACATATGGGCCTATTTTCCTTTTACTTTTTAATTTACTTGCTGACTCAATTGCTATGTCACTGTCATGTTGGCAAAACCACCCTGAGGGGGTTTTTTAGACGGGTTTACAAACTTCAGGGACTTCAAAAACTGGTTTTATATGTTAGGGGTAGGGTAGACTTCTTCCTTCgaaaaaaacacaaaataaaaatcCGCGGAAGGGCCAAACCGCAAagggggaggggaaaaagagaaatcccctcctccagtcctcctctAGTCCTCTCGGCGTTCTCGCCGTTTCTCTTCCCCCAAATcccccacccaccccaccccaaaACCCTCGCGGCGTTGCGCTCCCACCAGCAACCAACTGCAGACACTCTTctccggcggcggagcgggagtTCGGCGCGCGCCCGAGGGAGCGAGCGAGATGGACCGTCCTGCGGCCGGCTCGTCGTACCAGCGCTTCCCCCGCGTCCGGATCCGCGAACTCAAGGACGACTACGCCAAGTTCGAGCTCCGTGACACCGACGCCAGCATAGCCAACGCCCTCCGCCGCGTCATGATCGCCGAGGTCCCCACCGTCGCCATCGACCTCGTCGAGATCGAGGTCAACTCCTCCGTCCTCAACGACGAGTTCATCGCGCACCGCCTGGGGCTCATCCCcctcacctccgccgccgccatgcaaATGCGCTTCTCCAGGGACTGCGACGCCTGCGACGGTGACGGCTCCTGCGAGTACTGCTCCGTCGAGTTCAACCTCTCCGCGCGCGCCACCGACTCCGACCAGACGCTCGAGGTCACCTCCAACGACCTGAGGTCCGCTGACCCCAAGGTCTGCCCCGTCGACCAGGCACGCGCCTACCAGCTGGCGCTCAGCGGCAACGACTACGACCCCAACGCCGAGAGGCAAGTGCTCCTTCATCTAATTAGTTGCTAATAACCCATTTTTGATCTTATTATGTGTTATTCACTTCATTTCACTGTTGCTCGTGCTTACTTTAGGATGGTAGACCCGTCGGAATGTAAATGTTATTTGCGGCTCgaatcatttaaaattagagataccCGTCTGTAATTGGGTTATCTGCTGGGGTTAGGTTTGAACAACACATCTCCTTACTTTGGCTGACAAATGAACTCTTTTACTAGCAGTGGGTATATAAATTTGTTTGTTCTAGAGTGGCGTAGACATTTCTATTTCTGTTCCAAGCAATTGTTGCCTGATTTATGTATTTTCCCCTTTAAGGCTTGTTTGGATAATagtggattgaagtggaatgggagggattggaggggaagttagttcattttagacttAATTCCCTTCGTTCCACTCCAATACTCttctatccaaacaagcccttattATGATGAGTTGATTGGAAGCCATATTTAAATCCCTGTTAACATCTGACTTTTTTTGGTGTTTGATAATCAATAGTGCTGAATTCGTGTCATGCGCTGCCTCGTGTCGTATCAGCAACACCCTCTGCACTGATATAGTCCATATGTGATGGATCTAAACTTTGGATTAGTATTCTAAAGTTTAGTAGTCATAAAATATTCATTGGTTGCCGCCTAAAGTTTAAGCTGTTTAAAAGTTGAAACTTCTAAAGTGTCATTTTAGCTTCTTGGGCTCATCCTTTTGTTTGAAAGAAGTTTATACCGTTAGCACAGCACACTTGGGGTTGCATTGGACAATACATGACTGTTAGGAAGTAGTATACCAACCATGCTTAACCAATCTTCTACTTAGAAATGTTAATGGTTGGATCAAGTTATGTTGAAATAGCTGGGGCTAAACAAATGTTTTGTACCACTCTGTTTAACATGACAGCTGCATCATAACTGTATAGCAATGATCTCTATTATAATTATGGTGATTTGAAGCACTATAGGGATAACGAAGCATGGTCTACAGATGTATCTATCCTTTGTTTTATAGCTGTACTCAACCTCGTGTCCACTGCCAAAACCTTGCAGAAGTTTGTCCACTGAAAACTGCAAAGAGCTTGTTAGTGAATAGTGATGCATGCCATGTCTGTCTAGATATATTCTTAGGGTATATAAAGTCGGTGCTTTTTGTACTGTGCAAACTTTTTCCAGGAATTTGTTTTACTTTCGAATCTGGAGGAAAATAGATgaacaagattttttttcttttgcttggaATGATTATTTCCAGTTCCAAGTCCACTTATTGTTAGCATGCTATTTTACTATTGAGTACTTAGCTTATTGGATGTTGCTGATCTCAGGGGAATACTTATTGTAAAGCTGCGTCGGGGCCAAGAATTGAGGCTTCGTGCCATTGCTAGGAAAGGAATTGGCAAGGACCATGCCAAATGGTCACCAGCTGCTACCGTGACTTTCATGTATGAGCCTGACATACTTATCAATGAAGAACTTATGGATACATTGACTTTTGATGAGAAAAGAAGCTGGGTCGAAAGCAGTCCTACAAAAGTATTTGACCTTAGTGCTAATGGAAAGGTCAGCTTGTTTTCTCCTGTACTACTGAATTATTCGTTCCTTGCTCTATCATTGACATGATCCTTAGAATTCAACATTATCAGTACGTAGTATTTTACAGTTTCACACTGTAACTACCTATTTGACCACTGGTTCCTTATATGGTGGTAAGTGTTTACTTGCACCGGTGCAGTTTCTGTTATACTATTTGGTCAAAATCTGTCACTTTATTCTTGTAGGCAGTTTATTTTAAGACAAAACTTGTGGTCTATACTCTCTAGCGATGAATGATTATTGTCTGCTTAGATATATCTAAGTCAGGATTAAATCCAGTCAAATTCCTTTGGTTTAGTTTGCCTAGAAAATGGATGCAATTAGGTGGTCTGTTCTGTTATTTGAAATGAAAGCTTTTTGGAGCAGCTATTCATTATTTATCTTCTATAAACTTGACACTGTTGCATGTTTACGTGTGTTATGTTTTATACTAGCACTATGTGCTTTCGTTTTTTCATACTAATCTGCTTGGTTATATTTAACATGATCATCAACCACCTAATGCACCTTCCAGTCTCTTATAATGCACTCGTCGTAAGCTTTTTTGTGGCCTATATGGTTGGTTGGTTACTTTTCTTGCCATGAAAGTGTTGCAAGACCAACCTTTGGCAAGAATAAGGCAAAGCTGTTGTGAACTAAACATGcccttttttccattttgggCAAGTAAATTATGAAACAATACATATGATATATTTGGAACTCAGTTCTCAGTCCTGCTTCTCTTAAACATTTGTGTAGCACACATAAatagttactccctccgtcccaaattgtaggttgttttagcatttctaggttcatagattttgctatgtatcttgGGACAGATAGAGTATATTTTATAAACCTTTTAAACAGCCTTTAAGCTAATACTGCAAATTTGGTCTGTGCTGTTTTAAAAACTGACCATTTGGTATTGTTCTAGAAGACTGAAAGCAAAATGCATCAATAGCTTAATCCAGAGCCCACAGACAAGACATGAGCTAGG harbors:
- the LOC117844856 gene encoding DNA-directed RNA polymerases II, IV and V subunit 3, translating into MDRPAAGSSYQRFPRVRIRELKDDYAKFELRDTDASIANALRRVMIAEVPTVAIDLVEIEVNSSVLNDEFIAHRLGLIPLTSAAAMQMRFSRDCDACDGDGSCEYCSVEFNLSARATDSDQTLEVTSNDLRSADPKVCPVDQARAYQLALSGNDYDPNAERGILIVKLRRGQELRLRAIARKGIGKDHAKWSPAATVTFMYEPDILINEELMDTLTFDEKRSWVESSPTKVFDLSANGKVTVCDAEAYTYDDEVIKKAEAMGKPGLVEINAKEDSFIFTVETTGAITAYELIMNAITVLRQKLDAIGLQDDDGDLGELGAHLGGP